The genomic stretch CTTAAGCTTAAAAGTAACAGttgggggagaaaaaataatttccagtttcCATGCCTTAATCTTCAGAAACTTTAATATTTAACATTATTAGGCACAGTTAACCTGAAAAATAACTTGCATTTAAagcaaaggttttctttttgtggAAGGCgaaaccaggttttttttcttacttcccTTTCTTGGTagctttctttcattctttcagcACCTGGCCTCAGGTTCATTTTACATGCTAtataatatttgtaaaataataaattctgagcttttttttggttttgttcccccCCTGTGAATGCTTCCCTAAGCAtatccttttctttctgattctGCCTCCTGGTTGGagatgtgcttttaaaaagtttcatttttgtgtaactgcattttaatattttttacattattttgcttgtgtatttttcatttgctttagtttggtgattttttaaaacttaccTAAAGAGCTAGTAGCTGAGTCATAAGAGACTATCAGATTAAAGGTCTGTTCATACTGCCTTGAAAATCAAGGCATTATAATGGTTTTCTTGCTTAAACAGTTACTTTTTCCTGTGATCACTTGAAGGAGCATACAAAGAAACTGCTGTTTAGATGCTTACATGTGTTTAAAAGTCACAGTCCAAAGTGCCCCAGTAGAGCTGTGACTAATGCGCTTAAAAACAACGTGGAGAGCccagcacagaaaacaaacaaatgcttATCAGCTCAAAAAGCTAGAGGAGGTGAAATTTGCCCTTTTGAATACTTGGGTGACAAATTGTTACTTTTACTAAACAGAGGAGTTTTGTAACATCTGTCATTTGGACAATATTAATCATATTATTTATCCCATCTTCTTGAACAGGGATATCTGGAGTTCCTTGGCTAGGTGGAGCTGTTTCTGTGGAACTGAaggttcatttatttatttagccaCAAAAGGAAGACAGGGTGTGCAATTGCCATCAAGCTGCATGTCTTGTTACCTTGACAGTAGCCTGTACACCTACAATACCCGTGTTAATTCAAATATACCAAATGTTGTTGCAGTAATCTAATTGTATTGACATTCCAGCTTTTTATAATGAATATGCCAAATACAAAGACAAATCCTGTGTTTCTGGGTGCTCCCCctctttctgatttctgtgtctcTCTGCAGTCCTTCTGTCTTTGTACAATATTGTTGATGGGACAAAGAAGTGGACATCAAACAAGAAGCAAGAAACTAGAGCTGGCACTAAGCAAGACCATGATGACAGAAGAAGGAGTACAAAATAATAAAGAGGAAGCCAAAGAGCCAAAGGCCAAAGAGCAGAGGCTAACATCAGTCTTTGGTGTGGCAGACTTAAAGAATGGTAATGCTTTGTCTATTCTTCACTCTCCTATCTTCCATTTCTAATGCCTGCTGTTCTGTTCTCTGtcctttggctttgttttctcctATTCTTTACCTCTTTACTGAGGAATATACAGATGATTCTCATTTTGCCCTGTCAAgtaagcattttgattttttgggAAGGTATTACATGAGGATCTCAgagctttttcttattttaaatccTCAAATTGTCCATTGCAGCCGAAAAGGTCTAGATTGCTGGCTGTGTTTGGAAAGAGACAGGGCCAGCTTGCTTCTGGATTTGCTAAACCGTGAACTAGGCCCTAGTTATTCTGCTGCATCACTAGATTGGCCTCTCAAAAGCTGTCATTGGTATTTCAGATGTATATACTGTTCTATCCCAGCTATAGCCTTCCCTTACCACCAACTGTATGCATTTCAGAGTTGTTCTGAATTTCTGTTCCATGTCCTCTCTCCCTTTGGTGATGACTCCAGAAGAAAAACTTCTAATTTCTGACCATGGTTACTTATACTGCTTTGGAGCACAGAATACGTCATCTTCTGTGAACAGCTGTGACTTGCTTTTTCCACTCCTTTCAGGCtagtttctttctttgaaatcatAACAAAGATTACCAGAGGTAGGCTGAGGGGGAAACTTGAAGCCTGTATGGTGGACAGCTAGCATGTGGTCCCACATGTAGCTCTTAGTTTTGTTATTAGGCCTAGCTGTGTAAAAGCCTGAATGAAAATCCTCATACAGGCAGCCTttgacttctgattttttttttttgtcattttatgtttaGGTGTGCAATGTGAGGACTGAAAATAGAGGAACTGGGAGACATTTGAGTATCATAATGAAGGCTTACTTGGATTTTTCCTGTCAGTtgccaaacaaaaataaatgttatctGTTTGAGCAACATAAGAATAGATTGAAGGCTTTGTCAAGTCTGAACCAGATGCTGAGCCTGTACACTGAATGGCTGAATATATGCAAGAGGAGTTTGccactttcaaataattttcactttcttctctTGTACCTATCTCCAGGCCTCACTTCCTCTTTTTCTGTGCCTACAGAAGCTATTGGACTGTACAACATTGGACAGAGCTGCTGTCTGAACTCTGTGCTCCAAGTGTTCCTCATGAATACACACTTCACAGGGATACTTCGAAGGTACCACCTGTTTGAATTAACCTGAGATAGATACATCCATTGTTGCTCTGTtgtctcctctccttttttttatgGGATGTACATTTGAAGGCTTGGATCATCAAAGTGCTAGCAAGGTGCTTTCAGTTCACTCAGCAACATTGCCTTGTTCTGTCTGTCATATATAGGCTAGGGCCTGCAAATGTAGAAGTTGCAGTGTTCTGACTTGTTTGTCATTTCTGATTCACGTGCTGTTTGCACACTAGTAAGCTGCAGTCTTGAACCGAGTCTTTATGACTTGTATCTCTCTTTTCCATAACAGGATATGATTTTATTCCAGGTATACTCATAGGCCATTATAACTAAAGGTGTGTCATGTATAACCATATCCACTATTAATTTTGTAACTTTAAGCATATAAGTATAAACATATTGTGATCCACAACCTCTGGCCCCTGATTGTCCTGGTTAGCACCTGATAGAGGATAAGTGTTGTTGCAGATAGCAACTACCTAgtgttattttgttttgcttgacaGTGCTCTCTACTTGTCTGTGAGGAGCATTTGGACTTCTGCCTCCCTACCAACTATACTAATAattggtttgatttgttttcagtttactCAATTCACTGCAGCTTTAATCATCTAAGTGGATCATTCCTATTCAGTCCTCCTTTCGCCAGATTTCTTACACACTCATCAGTATGCAGAGGGGGAAGAAGACAAGTTACAGACATGCAAAAATGAGAAGTGTCAGAAATGGTCAAAGCTAAATAATGGAGACAGTAGGTTACCATTGTTATttgaggaaagactgagaaaaaccTGCGGACTGCAGTAAATTTAGGGATGATCAAGGGTTTTTCAGTTGGCATATAGTTGGAATACAAGCATTGTGATACACATGCCCATGAAATTTTGAGTGTATGTTGAGAATGAAGGCATGAAGAGGTGGGAGGCAAGAACAGCTCTGAAACTGTCTGTAACTGATGTTTCTAGAACCCAGAAAGCACTTTGGGTCCTGCTTGGTTTGCCCCTTATTCAGGAACAGGCCAACTTTACAGTTGTGGCCTTTTACTTTAGAAATGTCAGTCTGCACTGTGGGATGAGCTAGTGCATGTGTCTgcttcctcatcttccttcttTTGCTGAAAACGTGCCCATTCTGGTTCCTCTTGAGTTGCTATCGGTGCTGTCCACCTCTGCTCCTTCAGGTGTGATGTCTAATATTTCCCCATCATACTGCTTGGTTACCATTCATGTTGCTTCTTCTCTTTATAGGATCACAGTGCCACCAAGTCCTGTACAGAAGAGGAAGGATGTCCCATACCAAATGCTCCTGCTGTTGGAGGCAATGCAGTGTGGCAAGCAGAAAGCTGTTTCTCCCACAGCCCTCGCTTTCTGTCTTTCAGAATACAGAGTGAAATGTAAGCAGCACTGCCTCATGCCCACTTCTGTCTGCAGACCAGGGATGTTAATTATCAAGCACTAACAAGCAGTACAGAATCTGACATCTCATTCAGAGATTCAGAAATGGGAGGAGTTAGGTATACGATGACGTAGTGCTCTTTATAGCTGCCTCCCAGTTGTGAGTTAGATGCTGTGTCTTAATTGtgaagaggggaaggaaagctCCTTCCAGATATCCTTGCTAATGTCCGAAGGGTGTGAAGATTATCAGGCTGCTACAGGACTCAGCTACTGATACTGGCCGGAGGGAAAggggggctgtgcagggcagagGGGGGACAGTTTATAGCTTGATATGTCTTGCTGTGTTGACATGGTAATAGTGAAACAGCTGCTATTATTACAGGGAAGGGATTGTATGAAAAAGATACTGAGTTCACCCAGATCCTCAAGAATAGAAACAATATCCTTCCTGTTCCTTGTTATAAGGGCAGAGAGAAGAGTTTGATGGCTTAACCTCCCATGTGGGCAGGATCCCAAAGGAGAGAGACTGTTAAATGCATGGTGACTAGTAACAATGGGATGCTGAGGGTCTGTTTATATATACAAATACACAGGGTATATCCAAATGCCCTGATCTTTCTCATATAGAAACCCAAACAGGACAGCACTGAAGGGGACAGATGGTAGCCAGCCCAGACCTGTATTAAGGAGGAACATGAGATAACATGAATATTTCTGCTTGCATCATATTTCTCTCTGAGACTGAATGGCTCTGCATTCTGCCTTCTCCCAGTTAGAGAGATGCCCAAAGAGAGTTTGTAAAGCTTCGCAGTCTCCCACCTTGCCCTTCTGCTTTAAAATTCAGGTGTGGTTCATGAAGTCCTATATCCCAGCAAGTGGTGCTTTACCTGGATCAGAGATGTGCTGTAAGACATGAGGAAAGGTGTATTTTCTGAGCTTCATTTAGTCAGGGATGTCTGTAATCTTACTAGAACCTAGCTGAAGTCAGTACGTGTGGACTTGCAGGGCAAGTTGAAAGCACTTCCACCTCAGGGTGTTGGATTGTTCCACAGAATTTGTTTGACCTATGATCAAGCATAGAAGTAGTCCAGAAATACCAAGATTTTGCAAACATATGTGTAGTTTTTGCCCAGTTCCTAAATCTTGAGTTCATCATGGGCTGATAACTTACATTCTTTGCATTCAAGGATGTgtatttttccccctccccaccaagTTCAATCTTGAAGCAATTCTCTGCTGAGCTATTCTAAGCAAGCTGTGCATTGAGCTGTGTCCCACCATCGTAGGTTTCTTAATATGCCAGTTTAGCCAGAGTAGAAAGCCAAAGTGTAATGTTACATCATCCTTGGCTTCCTATGCTGaaactgcctgctttttcccTGGGTAGGGATCAAGGGGTTTATACCATTCTGTGGATGAGACATATGGATAGGCCTCCCTATCATTTTTATCTCTAAGTGTTATAGCCTTAGAGAGGGGGTGGGGTAGACAAGTCTGTGGAGTAACAAAGGTGGAAAAGAGAACAGAATTCTCTCTGTATTGTTTCTAAGGAGGACTCAAATAAATGCATCCCTCAACTCAATGAGACATCCAAGCCCTGTCATCCGGTAGGTATTGAGTAGCCTCTTGGCCCTGCATCCGGTGACAAGAACATGATTTTTGCACTGGGTTGTACAATGGGGTGGTCAAGCCCTCTTGTCTTTTCCCACTGCCTGCTCAGGTCACACAGAGACATTGCAGCTCATGTCCAGTCTAAGCTCTGTTCCTGGCGGGGGGTGGCAAGGGAACAAGAGACTGGATCTGATGGGGGACAATAAATCTCTCTTTGCCATCTGTGGGAAATCTGTGCTTGGTGCTGTTCATAATACTGATTAAggttgtattttctgtttgtccAGTGTTTGTGCAGCATGATGCTGCTCAGCTCTTTCTGACTCTCTGGAACTTGATAAAGAGGCAGATGAAAAAGCCAGAGCTGGTAAGGATGGTCACTGAAATGAACACCAGGTCATTTGGCCCTTGTCATGTGTGGTTACCTCTGCTTCTTGAAGAAGAATCCCATTCACTGACAATTGTCCTAAATGAAATTCTTAGAATTATCCTCTGTTTGGATCTCTCCTCGCATCTTTCAAATCTGAGAGAGAGTCTTCATTTCATAGGCTTCAACATTTTGAACTTTTGTTCCTCTTACTTTTAGGGCATGCCAGGGTCTCCATTCTAATGGGAGAGCTGATTAATAGCAAGAAGATTGATCTTTTTGCAACGCTGAATTTAGTTatcttggatttctttttttcccaaatttctgTAAACATTTATTGGTGTGTCTTGACACAGCTATTCCATTCTTTGAAGTCAGCCATGTGCCTTTTATTATAATTAGTCACTGTTAGCATGCTGTGTATATGACAGTTTCTCCCAGAAGGGCTGTGTAAGGTAAAAGTGACTCTTCCTCAACCCACTGTCCTAGTTTTCTTCATAGGCTCTTGTTGCAGTtccaaacaaaacagtaaaattcTGCGTCAGAGCAGACATTTAACTGTCTGATCTTGTTATAGGCTGTGTCTTTCCACTCTGctaggggaggaggggaaagagtTGTTCTCCTTTAAATGGTGGGAAGTGTCCCATCCACATAAGTCGTCAGATGTGGGTTCAAGCCTTGAGGCAGTAACACTGTGTGAAGTAACTGTCCATATGGGCTTTCCCACCCACGGAGGGAAGTACCTCAGCTGTGTTATTCATAAACCTTGTTTTGGCCTTTTTTTACCCTTCCAGGTTGAAGAGCTGGGTGATTTGTACACTATCTGTGTACAGGAGCATCTGGCCTGTCAGAAATGCTCGTTTGAAACAAAGAGGAACAGCAGCATGTTAACCCTTCCACTCCCGATGTTGGATTCCAACTCTCACATGCTGAAGACTCTGGTAAGTACAGTGGCAGCACTGTTTCGTTAGGAAGAAGATTCCCCTCTGATCACTGCAGGACCCTTCTCCATGGAGCACTGGTGGCTCCTGGGACTCGTAGAATCTCTGCAAGAATCTCTGCAGGGTGTCTGGGACTTTGACATGATCTTTTCTGAttcacatttcttctttgttttgagGGGTTCTAAATTTCTCAAAAGTTTGTTTGACTTACGTGATGGAAAATAAAGTCCTTGCATCTCCTTTCTGAAAAGTGTTTTGACTAAACTCTGCAAGACTCAAAGATTTATACTACATAGTGATGTGTACCTGTGAGACCTTAGATACCACAGTGGGATGCCTTAGATAACTTGTAATCCCTGGCCAGACACCCTACGTTTGCCCAGTGCAGTGTTCTTTTACTGTTAAATCAGTACTGCTCTTTGATAGCCAGATACAGGAGTGATGGTGGCTGTGTATGTGCTGCCACAAATAGACACTGGATTTTTCAGGTTACAGTGGACCATTGGATCTCATTTATTCTCTGATCACTTTATACTGTTTCAGCCTTCAGAAACCTATTTCAAAACCTCTATAAAGCTTTGAAGTAGGTATAAAAGACACTTACACATCAATATCTTTTTTTGTGGAAACCGTGGTACTCTATTTTTTCCAACTAATGTCATCACAGCAGCAGCTAGGAAAATGGGGTACCTTTTTTAGGCTGCTAGGCAATCTTTTGTCCTTTGAATAAAATATGCCTTCTGTTTACTGTTTTCTATTTGCCTTCTATTTGCTGCcagttttgctgtttgtttgtacCCTGTGAAACTAAGCAGAAATAGAAATCCATCTTGAAGGAATTCAGTTGAAAGAACTCTCTGTCTTCATAGGAGGACTGTCTGCAatactttttccttccagaagagTTGACTGATCACAACATGTGTTTCTGTGAACAGTGTGGAAGGGAAACACCTTTTTTGCAGGTAATGAGAGAATTATTTCCTCAAATGTCTCTTACACCCAGAACTCCCCTTAGGACTGGGCAGGGTGGGGAAAGGACTCAACCATATCAGTTTTAGAGGAGATCAGCAACCCAAAGATTTGTCAGCAAAGCAATGTCAAATAGATATAAACCACATTAATCTTTCCTGTAGCAAATTCCCTACTGTAGATGCAGTTCTagcaactagaagaaaaaaacaaagcaaaacaaaaaatcctgaaTGTTTTCATGGGTTTAAGTGTAAGTTACCAAGGGGTGCAACATTTCTGTACTAGTGGAAAAGCTGCTGCTGGTTTATGATGTGCTTCCACTGTGGGGCTTTACACTGCTGCATAGCTCCAGGGGTAGACAAGAATATGTTACTGGAGCTGTGCATACACATAAAATTAGGATAATGTGGggtgattttctttcttccctgctcTCCACTGGGCTCCCcattttttacagtatttctctCTGTGAGCTGATGCATTAGTTGTTTTATGAAGAGGCAAGTGCATGTGAAGAGACTGCCTCAGCTCAAGGCTTGGGGGGGACTTTCCACAACATTTTCACCATTGGACCACCTCCAAGGCCACAGTGCATCCATGTGTTTTGGTGGCAGCCATGGCAGCAGCAGTAGCATCAAAAGGCAGTGTTGGAAGGAATAAGCATCAGCTTGGCATCCTCCACAGACCTCTGGTGGCCACATGTCACAAGGAAGTTGGCTTGCCTCTCCTCACCTACCTAGTGCTAGCAACCTACAGTTaagaaagcagatgaaaaatgaaGCAGCCCTTGAGACACCCAAGGCTGGGTGCTGATCATGCTGAAGTTGAAAAACTTGATTATCACAGTTCTGTGTGTGTCTCATGTATGGCGGATGAGCTACAAAGGTTTGGCATCTGCTGTCTGGTGGAACTGGCAATCATTTGACTGTTTTCCATGCTACATTCACTGGGTGGCAATGGCTGTTTCTACCCCACCTCCCCAGGGTTTGTTCCTTAGTTCTGAATGGTATTATTTATTGCTTTGCAGAGCATGAAGCTAGTCCATCTGCCACAGACTCTGACCATACACCTAAAGCGCTTCTGCTTCGAAAAATCAGCCTGCATTCACAAGCTTAGTCACTATCTGCCATTCCCACAAGACCTTGATTTCAGTGCAGTCTTGACAGAAAATCAGTGCCAAGCAGATGACAATGAAAAGGTGAGATGCTCTTAAGGCCCTGTTTAAAAAGGGCagattttcttctcctctctgctCAAAGCTCATAAAAATTTAAGAGATCACACCAGTCTCGCCTCAGTTCAAAGCACCTGTCTTAAAAATCTATGTCTCGGGCTTTACCTGTGCCTGGTGTTGTCTCACATCCTATGTTTTTAACTGATTCAGGCATTATTCAACTTCCTGTGCTCAGATTAAATCACCAAAGGCACCAGAACTGGAGCTTTCTGCCATAAGGTCAAAACCCAGGCTTTACataaaaccccacccaaaccctTTTTTTCTGAGAGTGTTTAGCATAacttctttcttccatttctaaATATACtaaagagaagatgaaaacacAGTTCATTTGGGTGATGAAATCCAGACATTGTAAACAGTGGTGTCTCAGAGGCAATTTTTGTCCTGTGGTTCAGCCTTCAGGGCAAGATGGCCTTGGTGAGGCACAGACCTACTGCTTTGCAATCATCACCTGTCTGAGACGGGAACTCCATCCCTGGCAGTTTCCCATGCAGTGGTGTTTGTCACAGAGTTGAGGTTAGCAGGGAGACAACAGCTTTGCTAGGCAGCTGAGAGTGATTTGCCACACTGTACATCTGTTCCCCTTACTGAGAAATAACAAGGAAAAGTGTGGCCATAGGAAAACCTTGCTGGTGCAATGTTGACTGCAGTGTAACTCCATGCTGCCCCTTTACTGTCCTACTGCCTTTTTCACATTCCTGTGATCTCCAGGGAGGCTGCCAGCCCATAGCTGTCAGGCTGAAAAAGGCAGGATCCTCAAGGCCAATCtaatctttctcctttttccttacGAAACACACATTCTTGCTGttctggctgctgcttctcttcagcCTATGGCAAATGAGAATTGCTGTGCTGAACATTACTCTTTGTGGTTCTTCACAGGCTGCCTGGCAGTATGagctttttgctgttgttgctcaTTCAGGATCAACTAATTGTGGACACTACTGTGCCTATATTCGAAGTCTCACAGAATGTAAATGGTATTGCTTCAATGATTCTGAGGTCTGCCAGGTGAGGAGACAAATCCACATTTCTTTTGTAGCTTCCTGGACATTCCTCCAGATCTCATTCCGTCTGACTGACTGCTGATTAAAGAGGGctaggaaagaaaactgaagctgCAGAGCTTTGTGCACCTCATTCCTCTGCTACAGCTCACTCTGAGCTGAAGGCAAAGCAGCTCTAGCTTCTGTACCAAACAAGGTCTCAGGTTCTGGTTTGCAATTTTCAGAAGCAGCCATTCTCTGTATACCTTATGTTACTTTATGTACTCTAGATCTGTTTAATGTATTGTCATGGTTTGATGCTTGCTCACCCTTCTGCCTGCCTAGGGGATGGGGGAGAATTGGAGGGATGAAGGGAGACtagtaggttgagataaaaaacagtttattaattgtaataaaataataacaataatagaaagtacagatgGGTAATGCACAACGTGATTGcccaccacctgctgactgatacccagcctgttcctggctagcgaTCCTGAAAAGAACAAGGTCCTGCAATTGCAATCCTGGAAGcgagagagaaccccctccttcccagtcAACCCTACTTTATATACTGAGCACGTTGTTACATGATACAAAATATTCTGTTGGCTAATTTGGatctggtgctctggctgtgccccctcctggcttcttgtacacctgagcatggacaggacatggggagttggagagaccttgatctcttagccACAACCATAAACATCAGTGTATCATCAGCGTTCTTctcactgaatccaaaacatagcactattctagctactgagaagaagaaaaattaactgtatcccagctgaaaccaggacatgtATGTGTTCATAAGAGGCAAAGGAACTCTTTTTTCCTTGAAGGGTAAAAGCGATAAACCAATTTATTAAAAAGTTTTTAGTTCCTACTACCACTTACCTCTCATATGAGAATTGCTCTGCTGGTATCACAGTATGTCCATCTCTTAGTTTTTACCAGCCTCCTCTTGTGTGTTTTTCTT from Athene noctua chromosome 3, bAthNoc1.hap1.1, whole genome shotgun sequence encodes the following:
- the USP18 gene encoding ubl carboxyl-terminal hydrolase 18 isoform X2, which produces MGQRSGHQTRSKKLELALSKTMMTEEGVQNNKEEAKEPKAKEQRLTSVFGVADLKNEAIGLYNIGQSCCLNSVLQVFLMNTHFTGILRRITVPPSPVQKRKDVPYQMLLLLEAMQCGKQKAVSPTALAFCLSEYRVKLFVQHDAAQLFLTLWNLIKRQMKKPELVEELGDLYTICVQEHLACQKCSFETKRNSSMLTLPLPMLDSNSHMLKTLEDCLQYFFLPEELTDHNMCFCEQCGRETPFLQAAWQYELFAVVAHSGSTNCGHYCAYIRSLTECKWYCFNDSEVCQVSWDDVKCTYGHSNLHWGETAYLLIYMKKHPQ
- the USP18 gene encoding ubl carboxyl-terminal hydrolase 18 isoform X1 produces the protein MGQRSGHQTRSKKLELALSKTMMTEEGVQNNKEEAKEPKAKEQRLTSVFGVADLKNEAIGLYNIGQSCCLNSVLQVFLMNTHFTGILRRITVPPSPVQKRKDVPYQMLLLLEAMQCGKQKAVSPTALAFCLSEYRVKLFVQHDAAQLFLTLWNLIKRQMKKPELVEELGDLYTICVQEHLACQKCSFETKRNSSMLTLPLPMLDSNSHMLKTLEDCLQYFFLPEELTDHNMCFCEQCGRETPFLQSMKLVHLPQTLTIHLKRFCFEKSACIHKLSHYLPFPQDLDFSAVLTENQCQADDNEKAAWQYELFAVVAHSGSTNCGHYCAYIRSLTECKWYCFNDSEVCQVSWDDVKCTYGHSNLHWGETAYLLIYMKKHPQ